From one Oncorhynchus clarkii lewisi isolate Uvic-CL-2024 chromosome 6, UVic_Ocla_1.0, whole genome shotgun sequence genomic stretch:
- the LOC139410945 gene encoding eukaryotic translation initiation factor 4E-binding protein 2-like: MSTGCQKTTTSKAIPTRRVTINDASHMPNDYSTTPGGTLFSTTPGGTRIIYDRKFLLECRSSPLARTPPCSLPNIPGVTSPPSKHINNVKAHNREPLNNNITAPADKSTGDDAQFEMDI; the protein is encoded by the exons ATGTCTACGGGCTGTCAGAAGACCACTACTAGCAAGGCCATTCCGACCAGGCGGGTGACCATAAACGACGCCTCGCACATGCCCAACGACTACTCCACTACTCCCGGGGGAACTCTGTTCAGCACAACACCTGGag gtACAAGAATCATCTACGACCGGAAGTTCCTGCTGGAGTGCCGCAGTTCCCCGCTGGCCAGGACTCCACCGTGCTCTCTCCCCAACATTCCAGGGGTCACCAGCCCACCCTCCAAACACATCAACAATGTAAAGGCCCATAACAGAGAGCCACTGAACAACAACATCACTGCACCTGCTGACAAAAGCACTG gtgacGATGCACAGTTTGAAATGGACATCTAA
- the LOC139412022 gene encoding nodal homolog: MVGLAPLVFYALLVCFFRLGSSEKLLHHSRHYKSSPESSLGYLNSYHPHRYPLYMMQLYRSIKTAAENSPSPHDSDSVLSLIAKGCHQVGEKWTITFDMSSISASDDVQLSELRIKLPAFSASKHVTLDIYHSRKQDCESDTELCSEERLLLGSFGASPSDTRSQWNVFNVTALLKYWMHQGDTVTQSQEARVLVIEKEHESGAPDDGEEIDMAYIGHLTHKKIKVHHPTDERVMMVVFSKHNLPRDGEIAPTLIRTVEHSKYAILDQVSREVQGRRHKRNRMERVRMAGGIAANATGSAAEAVQRPLCRKIDMWVDFDHIGWNEWIVYPKRYNAFRCEGECPTPVDESFSPTNHAYMQSLLRLYHPDRVGCPSCVPTRLSPLSMLYYGDEDVVLRHHEDMIVEECGCH; encoded by the exons ATGGTAGGCTTGGCACCGCTCGTCTTTTACGCGCTCCTCGTCTGCTTTTTCAGGCTTGGCAGTTCGGAGAAACTTTTGCACCATTCCCGGCATTACAAGAGCTCACCCGAGTCCAGTTTAGGATATCTGAATTCGTACCATCCCCATAGGTACCCTCTATACATGATGCAGCTGTACCGCTCCATCAAGACCGCAGCCGAGAACAGCCCCTCTCCACACGATTCTGATTCAGTCCTCAGTCTGATAGCAAAAG GATGCCATCAAGTGGGTGAGAAATGGACCATCACTTTCGACATGTCCTCCATCTCTGCGAGTGACGACGTCCAGCTGTCAGAGCTTCGGATCAAACTACCAGCGTTCTCCGCTTCCAAACACGTCACATTGGACATTTATCACTCACGAAAGCAGGACTGCGAGTCTGACACTGAACTGTGCAGCGAGGAGCGCCTTCTCTTGGGCAGCTTTGGCGCATCGCCCAGTGACACCAGGTCTCAATGGAACGTGTTCAATGTGACAGCTCTGCTCAAATATTGGATGCACCAGGGAGACACAGTGACGCAAAGCCAAGAAGCAAGAGTCCTTGTGATAGAGAAAGAACACGAGAGTGGGGCACCGGACGACGGAGAGGAAATTGACATGGCCTACATCGGGCATCTTACGCACAAGAAAATCAAGGTTCACCATCCGACAGACGAACGGGTTATGATGGTTGTCTTCTCCAAGCACAACCTGCCCCGAGATGGCGAGATCGCACCCACTCTCATCCGTACTGTGGAGCACTCCAAATACGCAATTTTGGACCAAGTCAGCCGCGAAGTTCAAGGGCGACGCCACAAGAGAAACCGAATGGAGAGAGTGCGGATGGCCGGCGGAATTGCAGCTAATGCTACTGGGTCCGCGGCTGAAGCCGTCCAACGCCCACTCTGTCGGAAGATTGACATGTGGGTAGATTTCGACCACATCGGCTGGAACGAGTGGATTGTGTATCCAAAACGCTACAACGCCTTCCGCTGCGAGGGCGAGTGCCCTACTCCGGTGGATGAATCCTTCAGTCCCACCAACCACGCATACATGCAA AGCCTGTTGAGACTGTACCATCCGGATCGCGTGGGTTGTCCGTCCTGCGTGCCCACGCGCCTCAGCCCGCTGTCCATGCTGTACTACGGGGACGAAGACGTGGTGTTGCGGCATCACGAGGACATGATCGTGGAGGAGTGTGGCTGTCACTGA